The Alphaproteobacteria bacterium genome contains a region encoding:
- a CDS encoding cysteine hydrolase: MSAAKSEFDPAWLARSALLIVDMNRSHLDHSIGHLLVAKPDAERIIARAVRLREAWATSGRPVIFVRTHHRYDPTRGETVDNKNPFWMAQHGSVVPGLGKPRRTLAIEGAPVTEIVAPLAPRPGEHTVFKHRYSPFDNTDLELLLRNLDIKTLVICGVNTNNCVLCACFDAFNRDYRVVVTRDVCASMNGPDYHDAALKLIEAALGWIIDSDEIVAALQPASAA, translated from the coding sequence ATGAGCGCTGCGAAATCGGAGTTCGATCCGGCGTGGCTTGCGCGCAGCGCGCTGCTCATCGTGGACATGAACCGTTCGCACCTCGATCATTCGATCGGGCATCTGCTGGTGGCGAAACCGGACGCCGAGCGCATCATCGCGCGTGCGGTACGGCTGCGCGAGGCGTGGGCGACCTCCGGCCGGCCGGTCATCTTTGTGCGCACGCATCACCGCTACGATCCAACGCGGGGCGAAACCGTCGACAACAAGAACCCGTTCTGGATGGCGCAGCACGGCAGCGTGGTGCCGGGGCTCGGCAAGCCACGCAGGACGCTCGCGATCGAGGGCGCGCCCGTGACCGAAATCGTCGCGCCGCTCGCGCCCCGTCCGGGCGAACACACGGTGTTCAAGCATCGGTACAGCCCGTTCGACAACACTGATCTGGAGCTTCTGTTGCGCAATCTCGACATCAAGACATTGGTGATCTGCGGCGTGAACACCAACAACTGCGTGCTGTGCGCCTGCTTCGACGCGTTCAATCGGGACTATCGCGTGGTGGTGACGCGCGACGTGTGCGCCTCGATGAATGGGCCCGACTACCATGACGCGGCACTCAAGCTGATCGAAGCCGCGCTCGGCTGGATCATCGACTCGGACGAGATCGTCGCGGCTCTCCAACCCGCTAGCGCAGCGTGA